A genomic window from Ruminiclostridium cellulolyticum H10 includes:
- the der gene encoding ribosome biogenesis GTPase Der, which translates to MGKPVVAVVGRPNVGKSTFFNYLAGSRISIVEDTPGVTRDRIYTEIEWRNTKFTLIDTGGIEPYSEDIIMQQMKRQAEIAIETADVIIFMVDAKDGMTATDKEVATMLRKSQKPVVLCVNKVDRVGDPPPDVYEFYNLGMGEMQIISSVHGLGIGDLLDEVFEHFPEDIASEEEEDVIKVAVVGKPNAGKSSLINSILGENRVIVSNIPGTTRDAIDTHVEKDGQKYTFIDTAGIRRRSKISENIEKYSTIRSWTAVERADVCLIMIDAEDGVTEQDTKIAGYAHQQGKASIIVINKWDLIEKQTGTLEEYRKVVHEKLGFMTYAPVLFISAKTGQRVIKIYELIKFVADQAAFRISTGMLNDLVSEAVAMVQPPSDKGKRLKIYYMTQIGVKPPSFVVFVNDVELFHYSYERYLENQLRKNFGFEGTPIRFIHRQREKEN; encoded by the coding sequence TTGGGTAAACCTGTTGTAGCAGTCGTTGGCAGACCTAATGTTGGTAAATCTACTTTTTTTAATTACCTGGCAGGCAGCAGAATTTCTATTGTTGAAGATACTCCTGGTGTAACAAGAGATAGGATATATACTGAGATAGAGTGGAGAAACACTAAGTTTACATTAATAGATACGGGAGGAATTGAGCCTTATTCCGAGGATATCATTATGCAGCAAATGAAGCGACAGGCTGAAATTGCTATTGAAACAGCAGACGTTATTATTTTTATGGTTGATGCAAAGGATGGTATGACAGCTACTGACAAGGAAGTTGCGACCATGCTTAGAAAATCGCAGAAGCCTGTTGTGCTGTGCGTAAACAAGGTTGACAGGGTTGGTGATCCGCCTCCTGATGTATATGAATTTTATAACCTCGGTATGGGTGAAATGCAGATTATTTCTTCTGTACATGGCCTTGGTATTGGTGATTTGCTTGATGAGGTTTTTGAGCATTTCCCTGAAGATATTGCTTCCGAAGAGGAAGAGGATGTTATAAAGGTGGCTGTAGTAGGAAAGCCTAACGCAGGAAAATCTTCCTTGATAAATTCAATTCTTGGTGAGAACAGGGTCATTGTCAGTAATATCCCGGGAACAACCAGAGATGCTATTGACACACATGTTGAAAAAGATGGACAGAAGTACACTTTTATTGATACTGCGGGCATAAGAAGAAGAAGTAAAATTAGTGAAAATATTGAAAAATACAGTACAATCAGATCCTGGACAGCCGTTGAGCGTGCAGATGTATGCCTTATAATGATTGATGCCGAGGATGGTGTAACAGAGCAGGATACAAAGATTGCTGGTTATGCACATCAGCAGGGAAAAGCCTCAATTATAGTTATAAATAAATGGGATTTAATTGAAAAACAGACGGGTACACTTGAAGAATATAGAAAAGTAGTACATGAGAAGCTGGGATTCATGACCTATGCACCGGTTCTTTTCATATCAGCAAAGACCGGGCAAAGGGTTATCAAAATTTATGAGCTTATCAAGTTTGTTGCCGATCAGGCAGCCTTCCGTATTTCTACCGGAATGTTGAATGATCTTGTAAGCGAAGCAGTTGCCATGGTTCAGCCTCCTTCAGACAAAGGTAAGAGGTTGAAAATCTACTATATGACTCAGATCGGTGTCAAGCCGCCGTCATTTGTAGTATTTGTTAATGATGTTGAATTGTTTCATTATTCCTATGAACGGTATTTGGAAAATCAGCTACGAAAGAATTTTGGCTTTGAAGGAACTCCCATAAGATTTATCCATAGGCAGCGTGAAAAGGAAAATTAG
- a CDS encoding SH3 domain-containing C40 family peptidase, with protein sequence MLQLKKMISGAATIVLCLGLFAFSSFADEIHTGTVSASVLNLRNNPGTSSKVIGSMTRGDKLSILESSGDWLKVKTSEGDTGWAFSRYIALSKDSDENTSDRQSDISTALSEQIVKFSKTLLGTEYLYGGTTPKGFDCSGFVQYVFKQFDISLERVASSQAAQGVNVSSRNLSAGDLVFFDTDGGHNSITHVGIYIGGGQFIHAASGSSTRKVVISDITSGYYANNFMKARRVII encoded by the coding sequence ATGTTACAACTAAAGAAAATGATTTCGGGTGCAGCAACCATTGTGTTGTGCCTGGGGTTGTTTGCATTTTCATCTTTTGCCGATGAAATTCATACAGGAACAGTTTCCGCATCTGTTCTAAATCTCCGAAATAATCCCGGAACATCTTCAAAGGTCATAGGAAGTATGACTCGTGGAGACAAACTAAGTATTCTTGAAAGCTCAGGAGATTGGCTAAAAGTAAAAACATCGGAGGGCGATACAGGTTGGGCATTCAGTCGATACATTGCCCTTTCCAAAGATTCTGATGAAAATACCTCTGACAGGCAATCTGATATTTCTACCGCCTTGTCAGAGCAGATAGTTAAATTTTCTAAGACTCTATTGGGTACAGAATATCTCTACGGAGGCACAACTCCTAAAGGCTTTGACTGCTCGGGATTTGTACAGTATGTCTTTAAGCAATTTGATATTTCTTTAGAGAGGGTAGCTTCTAGTCAGGCAGCACAAGGTGTCAATGTTTCAAGCCGGAACTTGAGTGCCGGTGATTTGGTTTTCTTTGATACTGACGGAGGTCACAACAGTATAACCCATGTAGGAATATATATTGGCGGCGGACAGTTTATTCATGCGGCATCAGGAAGTTCCACCCGCAAGGTTGTAATATCCGATATTACTTCCGGGTACTATGCAAACAATTTTATGAAAGCAAGACGAGTTATAATATAA
- the plsY gene encoding glycerol-3-phosphate 1-O-acyltransferase PlsY, producing the protein MGLFSIKILLVLIIGYFLGSLNTSIIVGSIYGTDIRKHGSGNAGMTNTLRTLGKTAAILVIFGDILKGVLSYIIGNIIITAIPDSSTLYISGIGGMVGGIAAIAGHNWPVYFGFKGGKGILTSFSVVMMMDWKLGLILLAVFVVIVAITRFVSLGSILACAAFPIGAAIKGNGTVFILFSAILSILAIARHNGNIKRLLNGTESKIGEKKRA; encoded by the coding sequence ATGGGTCTTTTTTCAATAAAGATTTTACTGGTTTTGATAATTGGTTATTTCCTCGGAAGTTTAAATACTTCCATCATTGTCGGGAGTATTTACGGAACTGATATACGTAAGCATGGCAGCGGCAATGCTGGAATGACAAATACATTAAGGACACTTGGCAAAACAGCGGCAATACTTGTAATATTTGGAGATATTCTTAAAGGAGTTTTATCATATATTATTGGTAATATAATTATTACTGCCATACCTGATTCTAGTACATTGTATATTTCAGGAATAGGTGGTATGGTTGGGGGTATCGCTGCCATAGCGGGACATAACTGGCCGGTGTATTTCGGATTTAAAGGCGGCAAGGGTATTCTTACTTCATTTTCTGTTGTAATGATGATGGATTGGAAACTTGGCCTCATTCTTCTGGCTGTATTTGTTGTGATAGTAGCAATTACCAGATTTGTATCGCTAGGGTCAATATTAGCATGTGCAGCCTTTCCCATAGGGGCTGCCATAAAGGGAAACGGTACGGTTTTTATTTTATTCTCGGCTATTTTATCAATATTGGCAATTGCACGCCATAACGGCAATATTAAAAGGCTTTTGAACGGAACAGAATCTAAAATCGGTGAAAAGAAAAGAGCTTGA
- the tnpA gene encoding IS200/IS605 family transposase: MANKENSLAHTKWMCKYHIVFTPKYRRKVIYNQYKQSIREILIRLCKYKGVEILEGHLMPDHIHMLVSIPPKISVSTFMGYLKGKSALMIFDKHANLKYKFGNRHFWAEGFYVSTVGLNEATIRKYIQEQEKHDIMVDKLSVKEYEDPFKG; this comes from the coding sequence ATGGCAAATAAAGAAAATAGTTTAGCACATACCAAATGGATGTGTAAGTATCACATAGTATTCACTCCAAAGTATAGACGAAAAGTAATATACAATCAATACAAACAAAGCATACGAGAAATATTGATACGATTATGCAAGTATAAGGGAGTAGAAATACTTGAAGGGCATCTAATGCCAGATCATATACACATGTTAGTAAGTATACCACCAAAGATATCAGTTTCAACATTTATGGGTTATCTTAAGGGAAAAAGTGCATTGATGATATTCGATAAGCATGCAAACCTAAAGTATAAGTTCGGAAATAGACATTTTTGGGCAGAGGGCTTCTATGTGAGTACTGTAGGGCTTAATGAAGCAACTATTAGAAAGTATATCCAAGAGCAGGAAAAGCACGATATTATGGTAGATAAACTAAGCGTGAAAGAGTATGAAGACCCCTTCAAGGGGTAG
- the rpmF gene encoding 50S ribosomal protein L32, which translates to MANPKRRWSKARTGKRRSQWKLASPTLVSCPQCHVFKLPHRVCGECGYYDGKQVVKVEAK; encoded by the coding sequence ATGGCAAATCCAAAGCGTAGATGGTCCAAGGCAAGAACAGGTAAAAGAAGATCCCAGTGGAAGCTGGCTTCACCAACTCTAGTAAGCTGCCCACAGTGTCATGTTTTTAAGCTGCCTCACAGGGTATGTGGTGAATGTGGATATTATGATGGCAAACAGGTAGTTAAAGTAGAAGCTAAATAA
- a CDS encoding sensor histidine kinase codes for MFIIGQLLINTVFAMITAYLIYIFLKNNFDIKIQLNFLVAFIVCNGFLNGVLSTMWMSVLPIPGNLQFLKTIILTILNIILIKYLLRVEWLKAVLSFCLIILFVGVGNFTVPLIFYSVGINATPEIINNDLVLFFIMNLIIYCIALVLIKLTPYVKSIGNIKNLTPVGFLLVITILIMASFLGMHFVVHFDPVSFIIVLIASLAYFFFSVWYINIYHKYEMKKEEQKQQEFYNESLANTLHDLRRIKHDQMNHLTVLYAMHQMNKYDAAASYLKEIIGTNQSLGNTAIYNIKNAGLFGLISSKINYANSHGIRFDLETIGEVDSVPYIKISDLCEVIAIYIDNALEEVLNNGKLKLDMKIISTEESLTIRIENECIKVPDIKNSSKGADRGNGLIIANKIIASYKNILSSTTFDENRMVFLQVLRIIAKEA; via the coding sequence ATGTTTATAATCGGTCAACTGCTGATTAATACAGTTTTTGCAATGATCACTGCCTATTTGATTTACATATTTCTTAAAAATAATTTTGACATAAAAATACAACTAAATTTCTTAGTTGCATTTATTGTTTGCAATGGTTTTTTAAATGGGGTTTTGTCGACTATGTGGATGAGTGTACTTCCCATCCCCGGCAATCTACAATTTCTTAAAACTATTATATTAACAATTCTTAATATAATATTAATAAAGTACCTATTGCGTGTTGAATGGTTAAAAGCTGTATTATCTTTCTGTTTGATCATACTTTTTGTTGGTGTAGGGAATTTTACAGTACCCTTAATTTTTTACTCCGTTGGGATAAATGCAACCCCTGAGATAATAAATAATGATCTGGTATTATTCTTTATTATGAACCTTATTATTTATTGTATAGCCCTTGTTCTTATAAAATTAACCCCCTATGTCAAATCAATTGGAAATATAAAAAACCTCACCCCCGTGGGTTTTTTACTGGTTATTACTATATTGATAATGGCCTCTTTTCTTGGAATGCATTTCGTTGTTCATTTTGATCCTGTTTCATTTATAATTGTACTTATTGCATCTCTTGCATATTTCTTTTTCTCGGTCTGGTATATAAATATATATCACAAATATGAAATGAAGAAGGAAGAACAAAAGCAGCAAGAATTTTATAACGAATCCCTTGCTAATACACTTCATGATTTAAGACGTATAAAACATGATCAAATGAACCACCTCACAGTCCTATATGCCATGCACCAAATGAATAAGTATGATGCGGCTGCTTCTTATCTAAAGGAAATAATAGGAACAAATCAGAGTTTGGGGAATACAGCAATATATAATATTAAGAATGCCGGTCTATTCGGACTAATCTCATCTAAAATCAACTATGCCAATTCACATGGAATAAGATTTGATTTGGAAACTATTGGAGAAGTTGATTCTGTACCATATATTAAAATTTCAGATTTGTGTGAGGTAATAGCTATTTATATTGACAATGCACTGGAAGAGGTTTTAAATAACGGTAAACTTAAACTTGATATGAAAATTATAAGTACAGAAGAAAGTCTTACAATCAGGATAGAAAACGAATGTATTAAAGTACCGGATATTAAAAACTCATCAAAGGGTGCAGATCGAGGAAACGGATTAATAATTGCAAATAAAATAATCGCTTCATATAAGAATATTTTAAGTTCAACTACCTTCGATGAAAACAGAATGGTATTTTTACAGGTTCTAAGAATAATAGCAAAAGAGGCTTAA
- a CDS encoding accessory gene regulator ArgB-like protein, protein MLEVITKKITNEIVLNVPGITEEKAEQIDYGLYMALADGLKLLAVLIAALLLGQLKYAVVAVIVFSLNKSYLGGVHAKTQIGCVITHFLFIFGTVYLAQILNIKFLNIVLFAISGIFVFLYAPADLVSKPIVTEKRKRELRIKGSILLVICFTVTLIVPNIYSNIISVITIISSVNITPIVYRLTKNKRGGIIT, encoded by the coding sequence ATGTTAGAGGTTATTACAAAGAAAATCACTAATGAGATTGTTTTAAATGTTCCGGGAATTACTGAAGAAAAAGCGGAACAAATTGATTACGGATTGTATATGGCTTTAGCTGACGGCTTGAAATTACTTGCAGTATTAATTGCAGCTTTACTCCTAGGGCAGTTAAAGTATGCCGTAGTTGCTGTTATAGTGTTTTCATTAAATAAATCCTACTTAGGAGGAGTTCATGCTAAAACACAAATTGGATGTGTAATCACTCACTTTTTATTTATATTTGGTACGGTGTATCTGGCACAGATTCTTAATATAAAATTCTTAAATATAGTTTTATTTGCTATATCCGGAATTTTTGTATTTCTATACGCACCTGCAGATCTGGTGTCAAAACCTATTGTTACTGAAAAAAGAAAACGGGAGTTAAGGATAAAGGGTAGTATATTATTAGTTATATGCTTTACAGTTACATTAATAGTTCCTAATATTTACTCAAATATCATTTCAGTGATTACAATAATATCTTCGGTTAACATTACACCAATAGTGTATAGATTAACAAAAAATAAGAGGGGTGGGATAATTACATGA
- the spoIVA gene encoding stage IV sporulation protein A yields MDKFNIYQQIAERTQGDIYIGIVGPVRTGKSTFIKRFMDLLVIPNIENTYQKERAIDELPQSASGRTIMTTEPKFIPNEAVEVVIDENVQLKVRMIDCVGYMVKGAMGHLENNAPRMVSTPWYDHQIPFEEAAELGTRKVINEHSTIGIVITTDGSISDIPREDYIEAERRVITELKAINKPFVVIINSTNPRDSETLKLRDEMEQKYGVTVIAMDCLQMRIDDVDTVMEKVLHEFPICEIGINIPRWVEALDDSHWLKADIINSIRDSFKSATKIRAIKDALPSFEQYDFIKRAAVDKVSLGEGTVLIDLTAADGLLYQILSEESGMEIEGEHKLISLIKDLARVKKEYDRVEYALHEVKVKGYGMVSPQMEELTLEEPEIIKQGNKFGVKLRASAPSIHIVRYKQKCCCNKRRYRNNKTA; encoded by the coding sequence GTGGATAAATTCAACATATACCAGCAAATAGCTGAAAGAACTCAAGGGGATATTTACATAGGAATTGTGGGACCTGTCAGGACGGGAAAATCAACTTTTATTAAAAGGTTCATGGATCTGTTGGTTATCCCTAATATAGAGAACACATATCAAAAAGAGAGGGCAATAGATGAACTTCCGCAAAGTGCATCCGGAAGAACTATAATGACCACTGAACCTAAATTTATCCCCAATGAAGCAGTAGAAGTAGTTATTGACGAAAACGTGCAGCTTAAAGTAAGAATGATTGACTGTGTAGGTTACATGGTCAAAGGTGCAATGGGACATTTGGAAAACAATGCACCGAGAATGGTTTCAACGCCATGGTATGATCATCAGATACCTTTTGAGGAGGCTGCTGAGCTTGGTACAAGGAAAGTAATCAATGAACATTCAACCATAGGTATTGTAATCACAACAGACGGTTCAATTTCGGATATCCCGCGAGAGGATTATATTGAAGCTGAAAGAAGAGTAATAACCGAACTGAAGGCTATTAATAAACCCTTTGTAGTGATTATCAATTCAACTAATCCCAGAGATTCAGAAACATTGAAGTTACGTGACGAAATGGAACAAAAGTACGGTGTAACCGTAATTGCAATGGATTGTCTGCAAATGAGAATAGATGATGTTGATACCGTAATGGAAAAGGTTCTCCACGAGTTTCCAATTTGCGAAATCGGTATAAACATACCAAGATGGGTGGAGGCTTTAGATGATTCTCATTGGTTAAAAGCAGACATTATAAATTCCATAAGGGATAGCTTTAAATCAGCAACAAAAATTCGTGCAATAAAGGATGCTCTGCCTTCTTTTGAACAATACGACTTTATTAAGCGGGCGGCTGTTGATAAGGTAAGCCTTGGAGAAGGTACTGTTTTGATTGATTTGACTGCTGCTGACGGTCTCTTGTATCAGATATTGAGCGAAGAATCGGGAATGGAAATCGAGGGTGAGCATAAGCTTATAAGCCTTATAAAAGACCTTGCAAGGGTAAAGAAGGAATACGACAGGGTAGAATATGCTTTGCATGAAGTAAAGGTTAAGGGTTATGGAATGGTCTCTCCTCAGATGGAAGAGCTCACTCTGGAAGAACCGGAGATTATAAAGCAGGGTAACAAATTTGGGGTAAAACTCAGAGCAAGTGCTCCTTCAATACATATTGTCAGGTACAAACAGAAGTGTTGTTGTAACAAGAGGAGGTACAGGAACAACAAAACCGCATGA
- a CDS encoding DUF512 domain-containing protein translates to MQNKIEICMVQSGSIAEEAGVEAGDFLLSINKQNIKDIFDYRYYQASEELLLEIEKPDGEIWEIEVEKDENEELGLEFEDSLIDGAKSCTNKCIFCFIDQLPKGMRETVYFKDDDSRLSFLTGNYVTLTNIKKEELERIIHYRMSPINVSVHTTNPDLRKFMLGNRFAGDVMNKIRMLTDNGIEVNCQIVLCRDINDGNELDKTIDVLSELYPSINSVSIVPVGISRHRENLFQIKPFDMESSANVINQVHKWQNKLLQEKSSRVIYLSDEFYINAGVDVPKYKDYEGFPQIENGVGMVALLRHEVKEALKHKKKNVNTAGRKVSIVTGRLVYKNILQLVDEIKNVYNGLEANVYDIENDFFGPYVTVTGLLTGLDIIKQLKGRDLGQELLISSNMLRAGEHVLLDDYTVERLEVELAIRIRIVDSTGADFVNAVIGN, encoded by the coding sequence TTGCAAAATAAAATAGAAATTTGTATGGTTCAGTCTGGGAGCATAGCAGAAGAAGCCGGGGTTGAGGCAGGAGATTTCCTGTTGTCCATAAACAAGCAGAATATAAAGGATATTTTTGATTATAGGTATTACCAAGCTTCGGAGGAATTGCTGCTGGAGATCGAAAAACCTGACGGCGAGATATGGGAAATAGAAGTCGAAAAGGATGAAAATGAAGAACTGGGTTTAGAATTTGAGGATTCACTTATTGATGGAGCAAAGAGCTGCACCAACAAGTGTATTTTCTGTTTTATTGACCAACTCCCCAAGGGAATGAGGGAAACAGTATACTTTAAGGATGATGATTCAAGACTTTCATTTCTTACAGGAAACTATGTTACACTGACTAATATAAAAAAAGAAGAGCTTGAGAGAATTATACATTATAGAATGTCACCAATAAATGTTTCTGTTCATACAACCAACCCTGACCTGCGTAAATTTATGCTTGGAAATAGGTTCGCCGGTGATGTTATGAACAAAATAAGAATGTTAACGGATAACGGCATTGAAGTTAACTGTCAGATTGTTTTGTGCAGGGATATTAATGATGGTAATGAGTTGGACAAAACTATTGATGTTTTGTCTGAGTTGTACCCTTCCATAAATAGTGTTTCAATTGTCCCGGTGGGTATCAGTAGACACAGGGAAAACCTGTTTCAGATTAAGCCCTTTGATATGGAAAGCAGTGCTAATGTTATAAATCAGGTACATAAATGGCAAAATAAACTATTGCAGGAGAAAAGCTCAAGGGTTATATACCTATCAGACGAGTTTTATATCAATGCGGGTGTGGATGTTCCAAAATACAAGGATTATGAGGGCTTTCCGCAGATTGAAAACGGTGTTGGAATGGTAGCTTTGCTCAGGCATGAAGTTAAGGAAGCACTTAAACACAAGAAAAAGAATGTTAATACAGCCGGACGGAAGGTAAGTATAGTAACCGGTAGACTTGTATATAAAAATATATTACAATTGGTAGATGAAATAAAAAATGTATATAATGGTTTAGAAGCTAATGTTTATGATATAGAAAATGATTTCTTTGGCCCTTATGTTACTGTTACGGGACTATTAACCGGGCTGGATATTATTAAACAGCTGAAAGGCCGTGACTTAGGACAGGAATTGTTAATTAGTAGTAATATGCTACGGGCCGGAGAACATGTGCTGCTTGACGATTATACTGTTGAACGTTTGGAAGTGGAGCTTGCAATCCGTATCAGGATTGTGGATAGCACAGGTGCTGATTTTGTAAACGCAGTGATTGGAAATTAG
- a CDS encoding NAD(P)H-dependent glycerol-3-phosphate dehydrogenase: MNSNIAIVGAGSMGTAMAVLLSRNGNKVKLWSPIVEEIEMLKKNREHITRLPDVRIPEGVEFTNDISEACRGAEVVVLAVPSQTTRQNCKTLAGTISKNTIVVTCSKGIENETCKLLSEIMKEELPDNNIAVLSGPSHAEEIGRDIPTTVVAACENIEIAEFLQDLFMTPNFRVYTNTDVVGVELGGALKNIIALCAGISDGLGYGDNTKAALMTRGITEISRLGVAMGGSADTFSGLTGVGDLIVTCTSMHSRNRRAGILIGQGKSVQQALEEVNMVVEGVATTKPAYDLAKKLGVSMPITEEAYKILFEGKDPKSAVGALMTRDKKNEM, from the coding sequence ATGAATAGTAATATAGCAATTGTTGGTGCGGGAAGCATGGGTACGGCAATGGCGGTATTGTTATCAAGAAACGGTAACAAGGTTAAATTGTGGTCACCTATAGTAGAAGAAATAGAAATGTTAAAGAAAAACAGGGAGCATATTACGAGATTGCCTGATGTTAGAATACCAGAAGGTGTCGAATTTACAAATGATATTTCAGAGGCATGCAGAGGAGCGGAGGTAGTTGTATTGGCTGTTCCGTCGCAAACTACAAGACAGAACTGCAAAACACTTGCTGGAACTATCTCGAAGAATACTATTGTGGTTACCTGTTCAAAGGGAATTGAGAATGAAACCTGCAAACTGCTTTCCGAGATAATGAAAGAAGAGCTGCCTGACAATAATATAGCAGTATTATCAGGACCAAGCCATGCAGAAGAAATAGGCAGGGATATACCTACTACTGTGGTAGCTGCTTGTGAAAACATAGAAATTGCTGAGTTTCTTCAGGATTTGTTTATGACACCGAATTTTAGAGTTTATACAAATACAGATGTTGTTGGTGTTGAACTGGGAGGAGCTCTTAAAAATATTATTGCCCTATGTGCCGGAATCTCCGATGGCCTGGGGTATGGCGACAACACAAAGGCTGCTCTTATGACCAGGGGAATTACAGAGATATCCAGACTGGGTGTTGCAATGGGAGGAAGTGCAGACACTTTTTCAGGACTTACAGGAGTAGGGGATTTGATAGTAACCTGTACAAGTATGCACAGCAGAAACAGAAGAGCAGGTATACTCATTGGTCAGGGAAAGAGCGTACAACAGGCATTGGAAGAAGTAAATATGGTTGTAGAAGGAGTTGCAACCACAAAGCCTGCATATGACCTTGCCAAAAAGCTTGGTGTTTCAATGCCTATAACTGAAGAAGCATACAAGATACTTTTTGAAGGTAAAGACCCAAAAAGTGCTGTTGGTGCATTAATGACCAGAGATAAAAAAAACGAGATGTAA
- a CDS encoding AgrD family cyclic lactone autoinducer peptide: MKGKIKLLVLTVLSLVGVFAATASAGACWFWSYYQRECPKSLLK, encoded by the coding sequence ATGAAAGGTAAAATTAAATTGCTGGTTCTAACTGTTCTATCTCTAGTTGGGGTATTTGCTGCTACTGCTTCTGCAGGTGCATGCTGGTTTTGGTCTTATTATCAAAGGGAATGTCCAAAATCATTACTCAAGTAA
- a CDS encoding YceD family protein, with product MRVNVSEIIKTEGAGIDINLVDDLPEIREYNTSVEFKPSFKFTGRIVNLGGLLKLSGELHYEFIAKCLRCLKSLDMTEDIEVIESFVEVSKSDDVDAYTFEGNVVDIDKPLIDNIILAMPMKIVCSEDCKGLCRTCGTNLNIKSCKCDEREIVDPRMEILKDYFK from the coding sequence ATGAGAGTAAATGTGTCTGAGATTATTAAAACTGAAGGAGCAGGGATAGATATCAATTTGGTTGATGACCTGCCTGAAATACGGGAGTATAATACTTCAGTAGAGTTTAAACCTTCTTTTAAGTTTACAGGGCGCATAGTTAATTTAGGTGGCCTGTTAAAGTTAAGTGGTGAGCTTCATTATGAGTTTATTGCAAAATGCCTCAGGTGTCTCAAAAGTTTAGATATGACGGAAGATATTGAGGTTATAGAAAGCTTTGTCGAGGTTTCAAAATCCGATGATGTTGATGCATATACATTTGAAGGTAATGTTGTTGACATTGATAAGCCACTTATAGACAACATTATTCTTGCAATGCCCATGAAAATTGTGTGCAGTGAAGACTGCAAAGGGTTATGCAGGACTTGTGGAACCAATTTAAATATTAAAAGTTGTAAATGTGATGAGCGCGAGATAGTAGACCCAAGGATGGAAATACTTAAAGATTATTTCAAGTAG